TGGCCGACCAGCGACCCGAGCACCGGCAGCGAGAAGATCGACCGCTCCGGACTGGTTGGGCTGTCGATCTTCGTCAGCTCGACATCGAGGTAGCACGTTACCGTCGTGCTCGCGGAGAATCGCTCCTCGTACTCGTTATAGACCACGAACTGAATCGTCACCGAGGTCGGTGTTTGCGTCTCGAAGTCCTCGGTGCAGGGAACCAGCGTCAACGAAGTTGCCGTCGTCGAACCGAGGTTCACGCCCAGGAGACGACTGTTGAGGTCGGACGCCACCGGATCCGGGGACAGCGTGGAGAAGTGATTTAGGATCAGCTTCTCCGGGCAGGCGTTGTACATGGCGTCGTTCAGCAGCAACGGATTAGCCGCCTGCGCATCTGGATTGCCGAGGATTCCGATCGCATTGTACTTCGAGACATCCGTCACGAAGGCGGGCGGGGGCGGCTGGGCCGTGAGACTGAGCGTGGCCTCGCCCTTCAGGTGGTTTCCGATCAACGGCTCGTCGGACTCCGTCACTTGCACGCACTTGAGTTCGCCGACGAAGAAGTCTCCTACCGGCGGCACCAAGCCCACAGGAAAGCCGGCCAGGTCGCTCCCGAACGGGCCGATCGCCACCCGGCGGCCACGACTCGCGACCCAGTGGGTCGGTTGGTACTTGGTCAGCCAGATGTTGAAGTCCGTTTCCTGCCAGAGCGGCACACAGGTCAGGCTCGGCGTGTCGCAAGGCCCACCAGTCACCGTATTGTAAAGAGCGGCGTTGACGTAATAGCACTTCGCATGCACCGGAAGGGGCCCGGTGTTTGCGATCTGAATGGTTGTGTCGGTGGAAGCATCCACGACCACTTTCGGGAAGACGAGGATCGACGCGCCCTTCTCGATCGTGATCTCCGCACGGGCGCCAGTCGCCACCACCCCCAGGAACGCCGCAGCGCCACAGAGTCCCGAGAGAAAAGCGTTCCACTTCACCGTTCGCATTGCCCTCCTCCTTTCCAGTCGACCGAACCTGCGCCCTGCCCTTCCACTTCGCTCCCGCCGTCCGCGCACACCAACCTGCCACCCGCCGGGAGTGGGCGGTACATACTCAAAAAAACCTCGCATTGTCAAGGAATTCTCGGCGAAAAAAACGGCAAAACAACGTCCTACACAGGATTCCGTGCCGGGCGACCGGGAACGACAGCCGTGAACTGTGCCGGCGCATCGCAGTCACGGCCCGTCCCCTCCACCAGCACAAAGGCATTTCTCCGTCACCTTGCCCGCACAAGACTCACAAGCCTCCGTTCCGGCGCCGTCGCCGCCACCACAGAAGCGCCACCGGAACCGCGAGCCACCACGCCGTGGAGCTGCTTGAAGCCGCGGGCTGGATGGCGCAACCGTCGTCGTCAACCTTTTTCTTGCCGGCCGTCGGCGTGCGCGTCGGCGTCCGCGTCGCACCGGGAGGCGTCGCCGTTGGGGTCGCCGTCAGCATTCCCCCGGTGCCTGTCGGAGTCGGGGTCAGCCCCGGCGGCGCCGTACTGGTCGGCGTCGCGGTGAAGGTCGGCGTCGCCGCCTTGGTGGTGGGAGTCGCAGACGGCGTACTGCTGGTTGCCGTAGCGCTCGGCGTCGCGCTCGTCGGCGTTGGAGTTGCGGTCCCACCGGTTGCCGTCAAAGTCGGGGTGTCGGTGGGGGTCGCCATTTCGGTGGGCGTGTCAGTCGGCGTTTCAGTCGGTGTTTCGGTCGGCGTTTCAGTCGGCAAGGTACCGGTCACGGTCGGTGTCGGCGTCCCGGTCGGCGTCAGCGTCGGCGTCGCAGTTATGATGCTCCCCGGGGTTACAGCGAAGGTCGCCGGCACGATTTCCGCAGTGTCGTCACTAGCCTGCAGACGCTCGAGCAGAAGCTCGAACGGGCCAAGGGGCGCATCCTCGGGCACCTCGAAGGTACACGTGACGAGCTCCCCGCTCGGGAGGATCGGAATCGGAAACGGTGTCGGGTTTACCACCGGAGGGAAGCTCAACCGCATCAGCCCTCCGTCGGGCGCCGGGTCATCGTCGACGATCGGCACACTGACAGCAAACTGACCGGGTAGCAGAGCGCTGTTAGGTACGCAGTCGAGCATCTGGCAATCGCCCTTGGCGTTAACAACCGCGTCGGGCGTGCAGCCCGGGTAACCCGCACAGCAGCGGAAATCGTTAGCGCAAACCGTCCCGGTATCGACGCACATGCCCTCAAACAGCAGCTGATCCACCGGAAAGCGCACGTCGGATTGCAGCGTTACGATGTTCGGGTCACCGGCCTCAGTGGCAAGGCGGACCTTGAGGGTCATCGTCCCGCCGGGCACCGCATCGCTGCCTTCGAAGGTTACTGTCACCCCCATCGCCGGCACCGTCCAGCCGCCCAGAACCATGGCCAGGCCACTGAGTCCAACCAGTCCCCGCCGCATCCAACCAACTTTCGGGCCCATTCGATTCTTCATCTGCTGACGCCTCCTACCGGGCATCGATCGACTCCCGCCCCCGGCCACTGTGTGCCTCGCCACATCGAATTCGATACGCCCACGCCCAACGGCTTACTGCGGGCATCCGGCTCCGAGGTTCACCACGGCCCTGGTTACTTCGGTAACGAAAACCTCTCCATCACCGTCGACATCCGCCGCCGGACACTGACTCAGAGGCGCGTGGCCGGACATTATCAGCACCACCCTGGTAATCTCGGTCACAAAGACCTCTCCGTCACCGTCGCAGTCCCCCGCACACACGGGCCGGCCCGGAGCGGTAGTCGGCGCCGCAATCGACAGCGAGCCGCTGACGGCCTGCGTCCCGAACCTCCTGCCGGTGGCGTCGCCCACGGTGAGATTGTCGAGGCCAACTACCGAGGTTACGTCCCCAACCGTCTCTCTCACGTTGAACGTGCAGGTGGCAATCCGGCCATCGGCGATACCTTCCATCGGCATCTCGATGTCCGAGACAAACAGGCGCAACCGCCGCAGACCCGGCGGTGCCGCCGGTGCCGCCGGCAAGGTAGCCGCGAACACTCGCCCCGCGAGCCGTGGATCGATGGCGCAGCTCGACGCAGGATCTCCGATGTCCAGCAAGTGCGGATCGAAAAGCAGATCGGCCTGAGCGCTGACCACGGTACCGTCGCTGCCGCCCAACTCGATGGACAACGCCACCGGGCCGCCAGCCTCGC
This genomic window from Candidatus Binatia bacterium contains:
- a CDS encoding MYXO-CTERM sorting domain-containing protein translates to MKNRMGPKVGWMRRGLVGLSGLAMVLGGWTVPAMGVTVTFEGSDAVPGGTMTLKVRLATEAGDPNIVTLQSDVRFPVDQLLFEGMCVDTGTVCANDFRCCAGYPGCTPDAVVNAKGDCQMLDCVPNSALLPGQFAVSVPIVDDDPAPDGGLMRLSFPPVVNPTPFPIPILPSGELVTCTFEVPEDAPLGPFELLLERLQASDDTAEIVPATFAVTPGSIITATPTLTPTGTPTPTVTGTLPTETPTETPTETPTDTPTEMATPTDTPTLTATGGTATPTPTSATPSATATSSTPSATPTTKAATPTFTATPTSTAPPGLTPTPTGTGGMLTATPTATPPGATRTPTRTPTAGKKKVDDDGCAIQPAASSSSTAWWLAVPVALLWWRRRRRNGGL